A region of the Carettochelys insculpta isolate YL-2023 chromosome 11, ASM3395843v1, whole genome shotgun sequence genome:
cacggaaaagttttgagcaggagctctcgcgagcacagactcgctcGTCCTgaggcacctgagagactgacggGAAAGTTTTGGGCAGGAGCTCtcgcgagcacagactcgctcgtcctgcggcacctgagagactgacgggaaagttttgagcaggagctctcgcgagcacagactcgctcgtcctgcggcaccttacagactgacgggaaagttttgagcaggagctctcacgagcacagactcgctcgtcctgcggcacctgagagactgacggGAAAGTTTTGGGCAGGAGCTCtcgcgagcacagactcgctcatcctgcggcacctgagagactgacgggaaagttttgagcaggagctcTCGCGAGCACAGACTGGCTCGTCCTGCGGCACCTGTGAGACtcacggaaaagttttgagcaggagctctcgcgagcacagactcgctcgtcctgcggcacctgagagactgacgggaaagttttgagcaggagctctcgcgagcacagactcgctcgtcctgcggcacctgagagactgacgggaaagttttgagcaggagctctcgcgagcacagactcgctcgtcctgcggcacctgagagactgacgggaaagttttgagcaggagctctcgcgagcacagactcgctcgtcctgcggcacctgagagactgacggGAAAGTTTTGGGCAGGAGCTCtcgcgagcacagactcgctcgtcctgcggcacctgagagactgacgggaaagttttgagcaggagctctcgcgagcacagactcgctcgtcctgcggcaccttacagactgacgggaaagttttgagcaggagctctcgcgagcacagactcgctcGTCCTGCGGCACCTGAGAGACTCACGGGAAAGTTTTGGGCAGGAGCTCtcgcgagcacagactcgctcgtcctgcggcacctgagagactgacggGAAAGTTTTGGGCAGGAGCTCtcgcgagcacagactcgctcgtcctgcggcacctgagagactgacgggaaagttttgagcaggagctctcgcgagcacagactcgctcgtcctgcggcacctgagagactgacgggaaagttttgagcaggagctctcgcgagcacagactcgctcGTCCTGCGGCACCTGAGAGACTCACGGGAAAGTTTTGGGCAGGAGCTCtcgcgagcacagactcgctcGTCCTGCGGCACCTGAGAGACTCACGGGAAAGTTTTGGGCAGGAGCTCtcgcgagcacagactcgctcgtcctgcggcacctgagagactcacgggaaagttttgagcaggagctctcgcgagcacagactcgctcgtcctgcggcacctgagagactgacgggaaagttttgagcaggagctctcgcgagcacagactcgctcgtcctgcggcacctgagagactcacgggaaagttttgagcaggagctctcgtgagcacagactcgctccgcatctgctgaagtgagtctgtgctcacgagagctcatgctcaagaCTTCCccgttagtctctcaggtgccgcaggacccctcGCCGCTGTTACAGACCCACACTAACGGGGCTGCCCCCTGCGCGACCTGACCTGCGCAGAGACACCCCCGAGGGCAGCTCTGCCGCTGCGGGCGGGGGAAACACGCGCCAAAGGTCAGGGGTGACGCGCTCCCCGCAGAGCCTCTTGTTTTGCGCCCTCGCAAGTCCCGCCCCGAGCCCCGGCAGGGGCAATACCGGGCCCAGGACCCTCCCTCCGCAGAgcgggggtcccccttccccGCCTGCCGCGCTGGGCCCCGGCGCGCACAGGGACCGGGCCGGGGCGGGTCGGGGACGGCGGAGAAGGCTGCGGGCGGCGCCGGGGCCTCCCACGTGCCGGGCTGGGACGCAGCGCCCCGGAACCGGCCTGGGCGGGGGGACGCGGgggaccccgccccgcccccgccccggcagCCCCGCCCCCTCGGCCGCGCCCCTACCCGCGGCGGGTGAAGACGAAGGGGGTGGCGCTGCGGCAGCCGCGCGCCCgcgccagggccagggcctgctcccgctcccgctccccgcCGGGTCCCGCGGCGCCGCCCGGGCCGGGGGAGGCGAAGGGCCAGAGGCCGCGGGCCTTGGAGCCGCTGGCGCCCATGCTCAGGGCGGGAgcatggcggggggcgggggccgccTCGGCGGAGCCCAGCAACGGCCGGCGCCTCCCGGACGCCCGACGCCACTTCCGGCCGGTCGCGCGTCACGTGCCGcgcggaggggcggggcggggcgcccGCGTCACGTGGTCAGGGAGCCGCGGGAGCGAGGAGCGCGTGGACGGGAGCGGGGCTGCCGCGTGAGACTCCGCCCCGCCACGTGGCGAGGGCTGGTGCCGGCGTGCGggctctggccccgcccctcgGCGCGTCACggcccccgccacccctccgtgcacacacagccccccctTCCCTTGTACGCGCAACCCCCCGGCACCCCTCggtgcacacacagcccccccttcccctgcacgcacaaccccccgccacccctccgtGCACACACAAACCCCCGAGAGCCGTCggtgcacacacagccccccccTTCCCTTGCACGTACAAACCCCCGACACCCCTCGGCGCgcacacagccgccccttcccttcTACACACAAACCCCTGACAGCCTTTggtgcacacacagccccccttTACTTGCACGCACAAACCCCCGACACCCCTCGGTGCGCACACAGCCCCCCCTTCCCTTCTACACACAAAGCCCTGACAGCCTTTggtgcacacacagccccccttTACTTGCACGCACAAACCCCCGACACCCCTCggtgcacacacagccccccctTCCCTTCTACACACAAACCCCTGACAGCCTTTggtgcacacacagccccccttCACTTGTACACAcaaacccccgcccccctccGTGCACACACAGCCCCCTTTCActtgcacgcacgcacacacagccCCCCTTCACTTCTACACACAAACCCCTGACACCcctcagtgcacacacacacacacagccccccttcACTTCTACACACAAACCCCTGACACCcctcagtgcacacacacacacacagcctccccCTCTTCTACACACAAACCCCCGACAGCCCTCGgtacacacacagccccccctcCCTTGCACACATGGCCTCTTCCTGCCATGGCTCCTGCCTGCCCCTCTCCAAGCACACACAGCCTCTCCCCCCATAGACcggtaggagagcacttcaatctcccaggcctcACAGTAGCAGAcgtaaaagtagctatcctacagcaaaaaaatttcaggaccagactccaaagagaaatttctgagctacaattcatctgccaattcgacaccctcagctcaggcttaaacaaagactgtgaatggctggctaaatacaaaagcagcttcccctcccttggtgttcacacctccagatcaactgctgatagTAAGTCTcagccttgctgactgagctaaccttgttatccccacccttgctctggcttatttatacctggccctgcagatttccaagaccagcatctgatgaagtgagtctgtgctcacgaaagctcatgttcaaaacttttctgttagtctataaggtgccacacgacccttcgttgctgtaacagatccagactaacacggctgcccctccgatacttgacaccccCCCCATAGAGTACTCCAGTGCAAGGCTGGGCCTGGCACGGGAGAGGTTGGTAGAGGAGGGCTGGCCTGTGGGGGAAGTGGGCACAGAGTACATTCAGTGGGGGGCCCTGTGTGGCTGGTAGCATGACCCATCGGCACCTGGGCTCCCCTTGGCTTTGTTTCTGGCAGGCGCGTGCCCCCTGTAGTGAGTGCTGGAGGAAATACCTGGGCATCTCGCTCTGGTACCTGCACCCCTGCAGACAGCCCCCCTCACTGCTCCAGAGCCTAGGGGAcacaggcaggagcagggatgtgcccagggctggccgcAGCATTGAGTGCTCAGCCCCTGAACCTCACCTGCAGTCCCTCGTGCTCCCAGAGGCAGAAGCTTGgatggggcaggcagagcaggaggcaggcagtggggggccagctggcagcagggcagaCTCCATCCAGCCCTCTGCAGCTATGACTGGTACAGCCCCATTCTCAGGccaagcagctgggcagggaggacaATGGGCAAAGGTATGGACAGAAGTAGGGGGCTCCTCCCAGGAGGCAGACGATACTGCTCCTTTCTGCCCTGACTCCACAGCACACTATTACCCTCCAACCTCAGGGAGAGTCCACCCCGTAACCAGCAGCGTGGAGGAGTCACACCTGTAGCCTCAGCAGAAGGCTCCAGCGTGTCCCGCTTCAGTCTCCCACTGCCGCGCTTGGCTGCTTGCAATGCATCCTCCTTGTGCACCGCATCCTGCAGCCAGGTGCCCTGGGCACAAGTACCTGGAGGTGGAGGTCAAGGTAGGAAAAGGCTGCATGGGCAGTGTTCTGGCCAATTCCCAGCAGGGAGAATTAAACTCcacctcccttattcctcttgGTAGATACCAGCATCAGCTTTACCTTTTGGTCTACACTAACATACAGCACCGCCGTGAGTAGTTAGAAACAGCTGccgtgctccaccccagaggtggctgcatttcagagacTGGCAAAATGATTCTTACATTTTTAAAGGGGTGGGGGCTCCTCCGGACCGAGTGGCACCATATCAATGTGTTTTATTTCACATGGTCGCACCTTCTTCCACTGAGGGGAGGGCCCTGGGAAATGTGTTCACCTCACCCAGGAGACCAGCTGTGTCTGTCTGAATAGGACACAAATCCAGCTGAGAGAGAGCCTGAATTCTTGCTGCTTGTTCAGCAACCCGCAGCGACTGAACCTGGAGCTGTCGAACCCAACAGGCAGCCCTCCTGCAACGGCCGTTCCCTTGCAGGAGTGCAGGCTCCCCCAGAGAAGGGGGCCTGGGACCCTGTAAAcccaacaggcagctggcccacGTCAGCACTGATCACAGGGGGTAGGGTGGGAGATGTGGCACCAGCTCCAGAGGCAGAAAGTGGAAGTTGCATGGGGGGGGCAAGGCCGTTTGCCCCATGGTAGAACAGTCCCTCCCTCTAGGGCAGTGTGCGGAGTCGGGCATCTCAATGGCTGCACCCTAAAGACGCTTTGCCTGTTTCTCCTGACCGCTGCAAAGCACCCTGGGAGAtcacagcaggggctggagaggctcAGGAGCTTTGGGGTCCATTGCTGAGCAGGGCGGACAGGACACATGTGCAGCTTAACCCACACCCTTGTGACTGAGCACTGGCCAGCCCTGCTTCTCACGTCCTCCCACCACATCCCACagcggggaggaagaggagggtccGTCACCTCCCAGGGCACTGCTAGGCAGGCCCCATCGGTTAGTGAGCTCGGCCGTGCCTGTCGAACGCACGGCCCCCGCTCCTGCCAaccagtggctggggcagggggctgagctcccCGTTCCTTCCCAGGGCTGCCTGCTTCTGGGCAGTGCTGGCCCATGCTGAGAGGAGCTTGTGCTTTTGCTATGGCCACCCAGAGGCCGGCTGCCTGGGGGGGTGGTCGTTCCGGGCCTGAAACCGGCTCCAAAAAACACCAGCACCAGCCCTGTTTTGCCCCGAATCATTTATTGATCCGCACAGAGCCAGCACCACGCACAGGCCGAGCCTCCAGGAAGCACCGGCCCCCCAGAGACTCGGGACATTCAACAGAGTCAATTTCCAAAACATTCACTGAAACTCAGAGCCCAACGCGAGGCCCCGCCGCGCCGGGGGTGGCCTGCTGGGAGCATTCGCACGGCCTCAGATCCCCCGTCCTCCCAGGGAGCGGCTTGGCTGCTTCACTCCAGCCCGGCAGCCCTGCTCCGCTGCCCCagtcccctgcttggctgctcctCCAGGGAAGGGGTGGCAGGGCCCGTCCCAGGCTGGAAATGCCACCCTTCGCCCGGCAGTGCTCTCTATTCACCATTGCTATGGACCCAtgtggcccccacccccatgagacatgcagccagctgggagcagTGGTGGGGTGTCATCCCTCCAGTCACATAATGGACCTAGCCAGGCAACACTCCCCAGAGCAGACCCAGCCCTGGCACCGCTCCATTAAGGCTACACCCAGGGATGGGTTTGTCCCACGTGGTTCCTTTGGGTGCTGCCCCTACAGAGGTCATCCTTGGTAACAGGGACCCTGGAAAGCCCAATGCAGGGTCTTGAGGGCTGCACCACTCCACAGAGCAAATCACCCTGGCCTTGCCGCCCcggactcccacccacagccagagcaagagagccctcagccctgccagcAAAGGGCACCCGGCTGCACTCTCCAGGGTCTGGCTCCATGAGGCTTAATGAGCcacagggccgggccgggccctccTGCACGCCAGTCTACCCACGCCGCCCGGGACTGGGGAGCAGGGTCCGGGGCCCCTGCTCGGCGGCACACAGAGCCTCCATCCATCCCCGGACAGAGCTAGGCCCCGGGGGCCCGAAGACTGGCCCAGGCAGAAGGATGAATCAGGCCTGGGCCGCGCTCCTCCCCAAGGCACAAGGGGAAGAGGCCATCCTGGCAGCGATCCAGCAGCCCTCCAAGTACACACACAcgatgggatggggggcagttCACTCCCTCAGGGAaaggccccacacacacagcccctccatCGCTCACACTCGCGCCTGACACGGCACCGCGCAGCCCCACCTCCGCCGCCCCCCCgcactcccccccacctccctgcgcCCACACAGGGGAGCTCCCGCCCCACAAGCATAATCCCGGAGTGGATCCGCCCGCGTCCGCCTGGCCTTGCCGCCGCTTCGCCCAGCCACCTGGCATCGGTTGGAGTGTCGGGTCTGGGGCGGGTGGCTCAGCCCGGGGTGCGAGCGGCCAGCGCCTCCTGCATCTTCTGGCGGCAGAGGGTGTACTTGTGCAGGATCTGCCGgacttgctcctcctcctcccgctgcAGGATGCGCAGGAAGTTGTGCAGCTCGGGCATGCTGAAGGCGTCCCACTGCAGCCGGGCGAGAGGGCAAAGGGCTTATCTCACCAGCACCGGCTGGCCTAGGCATCGGGGCAGGGCTgcggggcactggcagagcttgggggacacAGGGGGTTATGGGTCTGGAATGCAAGCCTGGAAGAGAgcgctggggggtgggctggggggagggacatcTGCACAGCAATGCGGGTCCgtaacagaagcagcagcatggctgcaggTCGGATGGATGCTGGCAGGagatcctggggcagggggaaggcaaGGGGACCTCAGGGCTGTGAGTCAGGACTGacgggcaccggcagggctgcaGAGGGCCCCTGTCCCGCACCCTCCAGCTCCATACCACAGGGTCTCcgacccccccccagcagcaaagggggtgaggtgctcatGCAGGGGGCGGTGTCCTGCACTCACTGAGCTCCTCTCACGTCGTCATCGCTTCTTACCCTGGCTCCCCCATGACCCCTAAGGGGCCTGGCTGAGCCCCCCGTTATGTGCCGGGTTCCTCGCACCCTGGCCgggaggaggcactgccagcccatCACAGGGGAGGTTGGGAAAGTTACAGGAGGACAaagcaagcaggggcagcacctccCCTTTCGGGGGTTCTGGGGAGCGCGAAGGGCCTGCGCTGGGGGTCCCAGCCCTCAGAGGGGGTGGCCAGAGGACGCGAGTGTGCCCAGGGTCTCCgacggggggcggggctgggctccgTTCGGGCTCCAGGAGCAtggagagccctgggggtgctgagcaAAGAGGCCTGGATTCCCCACGGAGCATCTgtgacccccccacaccccgtctCCAGCTGGCCAGCCGGGGCACCCAGGCCAGTcaaggaagcagccagcaggggcagggctgtaaCACCCTCCGCCCCGCAggccaggcccctcccagactcacATTGACCTCTCCCGTCTCGTTCTCCTTCAGAACGAAGCTGAGGTCCTTctcgctggggccagccagcagccggAGCCTCAGGGGCTGCTCCTCGTCCGAGAGCTTCCGCAGGTACACTGCAACGGCACGCGCAActccgtggggcagctgcctccagccGCACCACTCCCAGCAGGGAGCgccgggggtggcggggggagctcccagctaccccagcctcccccagcagggggcgctgggtgtttgggggtggtcctcagctgctccagccccacctctcccagcaggggccgctctgggggcgggagggggaagaggagctcCCGGCTatgccagcctctcccagcagggggcgctgtctgtgtgtgtgtggggtggggggggctcacagctgctccagccccacctctcccagcaggggatgctctgggtgtgggggggaggagctcctggctaagccagcctctcccagcagggggcgctatctgtgtgtgggggggggtgggcacagctgctccagccccacctctcccaccagggggtgctgtctgtctgtgtgtgtggggggggggggggggtctcagctgctccagccccacctctcccaccagggggcactgtctgtgtgtgtgtgggggggggggtctcagctgctccagccccacctctcccaccaGGAGGCGctctggtgggagggagaggagctccCAACTatgccagcctctcccagcagggggcactcgGGGcggtggaggggaggaagagcTGCCAGCTAAGccggcctctcccagcagggggtgctgggggggggggggagctcccGGCTAAGccggcctctcccagcagggggcgctggggcagccacagcaggcggGTGAGACTCACACCCTGGCGGGACCCCAGGAACCTGGCCAGGGACGGGAGGCGGCCGGGGGGCGGAGAACAGGCTGGTACCTTGGTCGTCCTTCTCCGCTCTCTCGAAGAGGGCGAACTTGCGGGGGTTGTCGACCACCATGAACTTCCGGAGCAGCGCCTCGATGACCTCGCTGGCCCGGGTGCGGGAGATGATGTGCAGGTGCTTGACCGTGTCCTTGGGCAGGTAGAAGGACGTGCGGCGCTTCACCGCCTGGGAGCGCGGCGCCTTCTTCACGTCCTGGATGGAGGGCGCCTTCTTGCTGGCCGGCACGGAGACCGGCCGGATCAGCTTCAGCTGCACCTTGATGAAGCCGGTGTAGGAGCCGTCCTTGTTCTGGggggaggcagagccagggagagaatgAGCCAGACAGGACACACGGATTGGGCTCTGGGtggaacagcagggagcagggaaaaCCTGGACTGGGATCTCTGAGGCCCTGGAATGGGCTCTGGTGGAGCCCTCAGGAGCAGGGAAAACCTGGAGTGGGATCCCTGGGGCCCTGGAATGGGCTCTGGGGGGAGCCCCTGGGAGCAGAGAAAACCTGGAGTGGGATCCCTGCAGCTCTAGAATGGGCTCTGGGTGGAACCCCTGGGAGCAAGGAAGACCTGGAATGGGCTCTGGGTGGAGCCTGTGGAAACAGAGAAGACCTGGAGTGGGATCCCTAGGGCCCTGGAATGGGCTCTGGGTGGAACCCCTGGGAGCAGGGAAGACCTGGAGTGGGATCCCTGGGGCCTGGAAATGGGCTCTGGGTGGAGCATGTGGAATCAGGGAAGACCCTGCATGGGACCACTGGGCTCTGGgtggagccccagggagcagggaagaCCTGGAAGAAGATCCATGTGCCCCTCGAATGGGGCTTGTGTACAGCCACCGGGAGCAGGGAAGACCCGGAGTGGGATCCCTGACCATACCCCTGCTGGCAGTTcacatgtgcagctctgaagcccatgtcctgccccacccctggttcTCACCAGGCTCATGAAGAGGTTGCTGTTGATCTGGCTGTTGTATTCTTTTATCTTCTGCTCAATCTCGGCCTGGCTCAGAACCGGCTTCTCCCAGTCAATCTGTTCATCCTGCAGGAGAGAGACGAGACGCCTGGGGTCACAGCCCACCTGCCAGGGCAGCCGGGGGGCCCACGCCACTCCCTCCCCACGCTCCCATctgcagctcagcccagccatgGCCCAGGCCCATTTCGTGACTGGCcagacaggctggggaggggcgggCTGGGCAGgtgagctccctgccccacaggagaAGTCGATACCAGTCACACCTGCTCCTCGG
Encoded here:
- the RASSF1 gene encoding ras association domain-containing protein 1 isoform X1 produces the protein MAQELIELRNLALETRIELSRRSPERPVRLERTNALRFAPGRAPELLSRVRQIRLLRGPGDPRLAAAPGQGHAFRACARGQQTWCDLCGDFVWGGPRKSLQCAHCKFTCHYRCRALIRLDCSGPCDQDSAAAEANEHTLERDTNVDEQIDWEKPVLSQAEIEQKIKEYNSQINSNLFMSLNKDGSYTGFIKVQLKLIRPVSVPASKKAPSIQDVKKAPRSQAVKRRTSFYLPKDTVKHLHIISRTRASEVIEALLRKFMVVDNPRKFALFERAEKDDQVYLRKLSDEEQPLRLRLLAGPSEKDLSFVLKENETGEVNWDAFSMPELHNFLRILQREEEEQVRQILHKYTLCRQKMQEALAARTPG
- the RASSF1 gene encoding ras association domain-containing protein 1 isoform X2, with translation MKSRPERGGPSASPRPARRRAHVSIATAASGREESRAGAGSVARRRAHGTSPGRTLRSEPGQPRAGIRAERAGEGRGEAAARPAGMSECEPGTPAFEMTWSSTTSSGYCSQEDSDSELEQFFTARTSFLRKPHREKDEQIDWEKPVLSQAEIEQKIKEYNSQINSNLFMSLNKDGSYTGFIKVQLKLIRPVSVPASKKAPSIQDVKKAPRSQAVKRRTSFYLPKDTVKHLHIISRTRASEVIEALLRKFMVVDNPRKFALFERAEKDDQVYLRKLSDEEQPLRLRLLAGPSEKDLSFVLKENETGEVNWDAFSMPELHNFLRILQREEEEQVRQILHKYTLCRQKMQEALAARTPG